ACCGGTTCGGGAAAAACTTTTACGATTGCAAATGTGATTCAGCAGGTGGAAAGACCAACGCTTGTTCTTTCGCATAACAAAACCCTCGCAGCGCAACTTTACGGAGAGTTTAAAGAATTTTTTCCAAAGAATGCAGTAGAGTTTTTCGTTTCTTACTATGACTATTATCAGCCAGAAGCTTTTATTCCCACCACAAATACATATATTGAAAAAGATTTACAGATAAACGATGAGATAGAAAAACTTCGCCTGAGCACAACTTCCGCACTTCTTTCCGGCAGAAGAGATGTGATTGTAATTTCATCCGTGAGTTGCATTTATGGAATCGGAAACCCTGCGGAGTTTCATAAAAATATTATTCCTGTAAAAGTCAAGCAGAAAATTTCCCGCAATAAATTTCTTCATCAGTTAGTAGCTTCTCTTTACTCCCGAACTGAAATGGAATTTCAGAGAGGAAACTTCAGAGTGAAGGGCGATACGGTGGACGTAAATCTTGCTTATGCGGATTATTCCGTTCGCATTTTATTTTTCGGTGATGAGATTGAAGAGATTTCCACGTTTGAATCTTCTACCGGAAGAATGCTGGAGAAGTTCGACAGCTTTATAATTTATCCCGCAAATATTTTTGTCACTTCTCCCGACACAATTAATCAAGCCATTGCAAACATTCAACTTGATTTGGGAAAGCAGGTGGATTACTATACTGAAATCGGAAAAAGGGAAGAAGCAAAAAGATTATATGACCGCACCACGCACGATGTGGAGATGATGAAAGAACTTGGCTACTGTTCAGGAATTGAAAATTACTCCAGATATTTTGACGGACGAAAACCCGGCTCGCGACCATTTTGTTTGCTCGATTATTTTCCAAAAGATTTTGTGATGGTGATTGACGAAAGCCACGCAACCATTCCGCAGATTCACGCAATGTACGGAGGCGACCGCTCGCGCAAAGAAGTTTTGGTGGAATACGGATTTCGTCTTCCTGCCGCTATGGACAATCGCCCGCTGAAGTTTGAAGAGTTTGAATCGCTTCTGTACCAGGTAATTTTTTGCAGCGCCACTCCTTCGGAATTTGAATTGCAAAAGTCGGAAGGAATAATTGTGGAGCAATTAATCCGCCCGACAGGTTTGCTTGACCCGATGATTGAAATTCGCCCAACACAAAATCAGATTGATG
This genomic stretch from Bacteroidota bacterium harbors:
- the uvrB gene encoding excinuclease ABC subunit UvrB, with the protein product MKFNLTSAFSPTGDQPEAIKQLVKGLQDTMPFQTLLGVTGSGKTFTIANVIQQVERPTLVLSHNKTLAAQLYGEFKEFFPKNAVEFFVSYYDYYQPEAFIPTTNTYIEKDLQINDEIEKLRLSTTSALLSGRRDVIVISSVSCIYGIGNPAEFHKNIIPVKVKQKISRNKFLHQLVASLYSRTEMEFQRGNFRVKGDTVDVNLAYADYSVRILFFGDEIEEISTFESSTGRMLEKFDSFIIYPANIFVTSPDTINQAIANIQLDLGKQVDYYTEIGKREEAKRLYDRTTHDVEMMKELGYCSGIENYSRYFDGRKPGSRPFCLLDYFPKDFVMVIDESHATIPQIHAMYGGDRSRKEVLVEYGFRLPAAMDNRPLKFEEFESLLYQVIFCSATPSEFELQKSEGIIVEQLIRPTGLLDPMIEIRPTQNQIDDLLEEVRIVSERDERVLVTTLTKRMAEELAKYLANAGVRCRYIHSDIDTMERVEILRDLRLGLFDVLVGINLLREGLDLPEVSLVAILDADKEGFLRSERSLVQVVGRAARNVNGKVIMYADKVTDSMQKTMDETTRRRKKQIQYNYEHNIKPQSIVKAKNTTSILGGSSAMKYAYVEKETLDYAADPVTQYMTQEQIQKAIDKLRKEITRAAKEMDFMEAARLRDELFAMEKKLKK